A region from the Oceanidesulfovibrio marinus genome encodes:
- a CDS encoding carboxymuconolactone decarboxylase family protein, with protein sequence MENQIALHERIHELFARYLDAMPGLDEAYHTMTSEAYKGGALDGKTKRLMAMTAAIVAGCRGCILFQTGEALALGASADEILEACAVAISLGGTMAAAETTRVVAYLEERGVLPSA encoded by the coding sequence ATGGAAAATCAGATAGCGTTGCACGAGCGGATACACGAGCTGTTCGCACGGTACCTGGACGCGATGCCCGGCCTGGACGAGGCCTATCACACCATGACGAGCGAGGCTTACAAGGGTGGCGCGCTGGACGGCAAGACCAAGCGACTGATGGCCATGACGGCGGCTATCGTAGCCGGCTGCCGCGGGTGCATTCTTTTTCAGACAGGGGAGGCTCTGGCCCTGGGCGCAAGCGCGGATGAGATTCTGGAGGCCTGCGCCGTGGCCATCAGCCTGGGCGGAACCATGGCCGCGGCCGAGACCACCCGCGTGGTGGCCTACCTGGAGGAGCGTGGCGTTCTGCCCTCTGCCTGA
- a CDS encoding efflux RND transporter periplasmic adaptor subunit: protein MMNHSVSPAPRWYAPLAAVALLCVLCTLAACGGEKPADTSQSQPPTVQTQRVAGYDFSRVVSGIDSLESPAAVPIRSGVESTIETVHVQEGAAVRKGEILFSLDARAVEGQLRTARADLESARADLAKAEAENRDNARQDAAAEVARQESRMRNLEKGLENNTIIAPQDGVVTECNVERGDHVEAGQTLATLLQVNPLELSLYIPREYLNRVKPGQHAVVRLETGLIDEHEGVVIRVDPAVDPATNKFQVTLQVDNSDKLLGPGAFASANIYLDEHLSSPAVPEKALVSGPSGYSVFVVQDGVAVLKPVKTGRRRPGLVEIVNGVAVGDKVIVAGQARLKSGSPVHAEGGAENEMEGDAQRHAALGGS, encoded by the coding sequence ATGATGAACCACTCCGTTTCCCCTGCTCCCCGTTGGTATGCGCCGCTTGCCGCGGTGGCGCTGCTCTGCGTACTCTGCACCCTGGCCGCCTGCGGCGGAGAAAAACCTGCGGACACCAGCCAGTCCCAACCGCCCACCGTGCAGACGCAGCGTGTCGCCGGGTATGACTTCAGCAGGGTCGTCTCGGGCATCGACAGCCTGGAGTCGCCGGCCGCCGTGCCGATACGCTCCGGCGTGGAAAGCACCATAGAGACCGTGCACGTGCAGGAAGGCGCGGCGGTGCGCAAGGGCGAGATCCTCTTCTCCCTGGACGCCCGCGCCGTGGAGGGCCAGCTGCGCACGGCCAGGGCCGACCTGGAAAGCGCCCGCGCCGACCTGGCCAAGGCGGAAGCTGAAAACCGGGACAACGCGCGGCAAGACGCCGCGGCCGAGGTGGCGCGCCAGGAATCCCGCATGCGGAATCTGGAAAAAGGTCTTGAAAACAACACAATAATCGCGCCCCAGGACGGCGTTGTCACCGAGTGCAACGTAGAGCGCGGCGACCATGTGGAGGCCGGCCAGACCCTGGCGACACTGCTCCAGGTCAACCCGCTGGAGCTCTCGCTGTACATTCCCAGGGAGTACCTGAACCGAGTCAAGCCCGGCCAGCATGCGGTGGTGCGCCTGGAGACCGGCCTCATCGATGAGCACGAGGGCGTGGTCATCCGCGTGGACCCCGCCGTGGACCCTGCGACGAACAAGTTCCAGGTGACGCTGCAGGTGGATAACTCGGACAAGCTGCTCGGGCCGGGCGCCTTTGCGAGCGCCAATATCTATCTGGACGAGCACCTGAGCAGCCCGGCCGTGCCCGAGAAGGCCCTGGTCTCCGGTCCTTCCGGCTACTCGGTGTTCGTGGTGCAGGACGGCGTGGCCGTTCTCAAGCCGGTCAAGACAGGACGCCGCCGACCCGGCCTGGTGGAGATCGTGAACGGCGTTGCCGTGGGCGACAAGGTCATCGTGGCCGGCCAGGCCCGGCTCAAAAGCGGAAGCCCGGTCCACGCAGAAGGCGGCGCGGAAAACGAGATGGAAGGCGACGCGCAACGACACGCCGCGCTTGGCGGATCATGA
- a CDS encoding diacylglycerol kinase — MRRFLKSAGYALSGIVHTYRSERNMRTHTAILAVILLAALVLGVSRVELAVILAIAALVLCLELANTAVENLADVVSPERDPRIGIVKDCMAGAVMLAACFSVAIGVIIFLPKLAALLGI; from the coding sequence GCCGGCTACGCACTGTCCGGCATCGTGCATACCTACCGCAGCGAGCGCAACATGCGCACGCACACGGCCATCCTTGCCGTTATCCTGTTGGCGGCGCTGGTACTGGGCGTTTCCCGCGTGGAGCTCGCGGTGATTCTGGCCATTGCGGCGCTGGTGCTGTGCCTGGAGCTGGCGAACACGGCTGTGGAGAACCTGGCCGATGTGGTCAGCCCGGAGCGCGATCCGCGCATTGGCATCGTCAAAGACTGCATGGCCGGCGCGGTGATGCTCGCCGCCTGCTTCTCCGTGGCCATCGGCGTGATCATCTTTCTGCCCAAGCTCGCCGCCCTGCTGGGCATCTGA
- a CDS encoding DUF4870 family protein, translating to MDTPPPPPPVELESSLRNLTILIYVLYALSFFAGITLLIGVVVAYVKRPDTVRTIYYSHLSYLIRTFWWTLALSIIGALTLFIGIGAIILLGVYVYLVVRLVIGFVKLWDRRTV from the coding sequence ATGGACACACCGCCCCCGCCGCCTCCTGTCGAGCTCGAATCCTCGCTGCGCAACCTGACCATCCTTATCTACGTCCTCTACGCCCTCAGCTTCTTCGCCGGCATCACGCTGCTCATCGGCGTCGTGGTGGCGTACGTGAAGCGGCCGGACACGGTGCGCACCATCTACTATAGCCACCTCTCCTACCTCATCCGAACCTTCTGGTGGACGCTCGCCCTTTCCATCATCGGCGCACTCACGCTGTTCATCGGCATCGGCGCCATCATTCTGCTGGGGGTCTACGTCTATCTCGTGGTCCGGCTGGTCATCGGCTTCGTCAAGCTGTGGGACCGCCGGACGGTCTGA